The window TCAAACAGAGTCCAACCTTTCAATTTTGCTAGAATGGAAGAGATGGTGCACAAATATACAGTAAGCCCTGTTTGACTACGCTAGAAGGCAATTAAAACAAAGTGAGCTCTGAGAAACTTAGATTAACATGGCGAAGTGATTTAAGGTGTGAAATAGGTAAGGAGAACTGGTGTAATATAGTTTCCAAGGTTGGCAGGGCCACTAGGGATGTTAGAAGCAAATGTACTTATTTCAAAATCAGATAGAAATAGATACTAATATACTCCTATGAAGCTTTTCAGAATGGGCGTAGTAGAAGACAAAAAGTGTTGGAAGTGTATGGGAGAAAACAGTATATTTTTGCGTACCTTTCTGAAAAGAAGTATTAAGGAAATTGAGAGATTGGTTGGGGAAAAGGTCACCAGAAAACCACTGTTCTGTCTCTTGGGAGATCGCACACTTTTGCCGCAGGGAGTCAACAAAGGACAGCGTGCACTAACAACCGCAGGCCTCATCCCTGCAGCAAGGCTGATACTGAGGAACTGGAAGAGCACACACACGCTGCGGCTCACACACCGGACTCAACTGATGACGGAGACTGCATCCTAAGACAATATTTGATTGCCAGGAGTAACAACATTGAAGGGAATTTAGTATGGGACTATTTCTTAATGTATCTTTTCATATATTACATAATACATTAAGCATGTGTTGAAAGACATTGCAGTTGATATAATCACAAACACTAGAGTGGTACAAGGGGTGTCGTGCTTTAAGTTTGGCTTTTACTGCCTTTTTGTGGTTTTGCTTTTTGTCGTCATTTGTAAGATGtttactggtaaaaaaaaaaatatactttaatgacaaaaaaaaaaaaaagaggcaattaaaaagaaaacagaaacattaatCGGACGGTAATTACTCTGCGTTGTAGCTGCTCACCACAGAGGCTCTGACCCCGTTCCTCCCAGACAGGCACTGCCTGTTGTTCCGAGCACTCAGCAGAACCAACGAGAGCAGGGACCTAAGCTATACACAGTGTTCCCACTCGGGTTTTTCGCTGGTAAATTATTGAGCCGGTCCCCTTGCCAACCCTCTGCAGATTCACGCATAGACACCAATGAAATACCCGACACAGGCTGCAAAAAAGAGGCCTTACTAGAGAAtgagcgcgcacacacacagacacacagactctctctctctctctcttacttacTGGAGTTAAGGAGGATCATGGCCTTGAGGCAGATGTACTCCTCCCTCTGGAGCTTGAGTTCTCTCACCCTGGAAGTAGCGGCCAACAGCATATCGAAGATCTCCGAGAAGCCCTGGACACAGTTCCCCTCTTCTCTACCATACGAAGACACAAACGCAACTAGTTATTTATCAAACCCCACtctatattattatttaggCAAATAAGGCAGACATGATGTTCCAATCTTCACCAAGATGCAAAAGatgtcaataaaacagaactTGTTTTTCCTATTgtaaaggagaagaaagaagagaagaaagttactaagtacatactgtatactagGGTGGGCAAAGAAATCGATTCACATtcgcgattcaagctctacagattcaaaattgattcatagaactccaaaaatcgattcatattttcttttttcatttggtAATGGAGTGCATATAaccacatgggaaaagtaactacatgtacatcctgtgtatttttttttaaattaaagactCGTTTTTTTCTCGTTttcttgagcctaaaaatcaacATGAAaccgtgacattttctgaatcgtgcaccctTAACATTTACTCATTCAAGTACTGTATGGAGTGCAACTTTGAGGTACTTTATTCTGCTTTATACTATAGAAGAAAATATTGTTTATCACCAACAGTTTTTGTCTGtagttacttttcaaaataacatcttttcagaataaaaacaaacatgtttctaaaatgtgatgaTGCACTACAATAACTAAGTGCCGACAAGATGTTGGTGCATTAATATCAACGATCTAGTAATACAAAAGGGGCATTTCTGCATGATACGTACGTATAATACTTGCTGATAATACTTCTTCCTACACTGGAAAATATTAGTTCTAATGATCCGCTGGCTGCAGAGCGTGCCCTGCAGTGCAGGTATGAtgtgattaaaaacaaagcCACCACAAAGGAAGTGTTGTTGTGAGAGATTGGTTAGGACACTTTGTTCCAGATTTAGAAGCAGCAGCAGATATCTGACGTTGAAACCAAATGCGAGCACAGATGAAAGCAATACAGCAGAGCTGCTCGGTCACAGTTTCTAAGACAGCGCTGTGGACGAGTTACCACTCCCACATTAAAAGGAAATGAAGGTGGATGATCAGTGATTTCAGTGTCACAGAGGCGCGAGCTGGGGCACATAGTGTACTGTGTTTTTAAGGCTAATACTGATGTCGATTATTGAAATGCTTAAGATTCCAGTCCTACTCGATTTGGTGACACCCATGGAAACTGTGGTAACAACAAGTTAAGCCGGCGAACGCTCTTTGAGCAGCTTATTCGTCAGAAATACAACAGCAACGCTGCAATACAGTTTCCTGTGAATCACTTGTGCAAAGGAAATTTGAATCAAGTGCAGGAATGACAACTCTACCACTAACAATGAAAAAGGGGAGGTTATTACAATATATGAATGCCTTGAATGGCTAcagctgaaaagaaaaaaacaaacatcaaaagtATCACAAACATGGTTTGATTACATGAAAATCTAAAGAATTATAACTTTTAagtgtctatttttttaaggTTTGTGACTAAGATATGTTCAGGAATTACATTTTAGAGATGATCAACAGAAACAGTCAGACATTTCGGGATTGTGAAAGCATGAGGCAATCCCAAAACAAGCGTCGTACCAAAGTGAGTTAGCCATCCTGTCGTTGGCTAAAGTTTCCAGTTTTTACATCGCACGACAATGCGTTTGCAATAAACACTGGGTATGATGGGAAAAGGCTGAAACAAGCTACTATGACCACAATAACCATTTGTAATTATATGTACTTTTATTAAGGTAGGTAATATTCAACCTAACAACCACAATAATGATGGGAGACGTTCCCTTCAAACCAAGCTGGTGCAGCAGATATGTGAGATGTTGGCGGTGGTACCTGCTCAGGCTGAGGTCAGGGGAGAAGATAAGTTTCCCTGGATGGTCCACTGACCTCCACATCAGTCCGATCATCAGCACCTCCAGCCAGCAGCACTCCAGCAGGTGCACCTGGTCCAGGAGGCTGAGCTCTACAAACCCTGAGGAAAGGAAGATCAAATACTATGGAACTGTGTGCTGCCGGTGCCTTCTGTGCCATACTGTCTGCCTGCAGCACAAGAAAGGGACTccgaatttttttttttttttctaagccATGGCTGAAAATCACCTGAAGTCACGACCTGCCACATTGTGCAGTCCGAATCAATCGGCGCGCCGCAGACTTGACTCGCATGCTAAATAAAGTGGAGACAATTAGGGTGTCTGGCcaaaaacaaagtcattaaCTCAGTTGTACAGCAGACTGAGCTGCCCTGCGGGGATGGTAAAAAAGACGAGGGgcataaaaaacattgttataTAAATATCATTAAAGCAATTTTAGTTTTgctgcatttttaaaaaggtattttGCATAatcttaaagtaaaataaaagtgatAGAGTGATAGAGGATTCTTGAGGTTTTTGTTATGCGTCTAACATTTGACTTTTTACAGTTTGAATGCAATTTTGGTCAAAAGCTTTACTCTGTCACTCTGATGTAACCATCAATGCAGAAGTTATGAAAGAATTGTTTGAAATTatgagagttagatgaaaagCTATTAACCACACTCAGTGCGttaaaaggtgcactatgagttgctgcatggtcacttctgtcgacaaaacaaaacacaaaacagagcaagctcgcccctccccccatgtttcTGTAACTGTCATGACTAACTGAATGTCACTAAAACCCACGCCGACCCCAACCATCTTGtcggtgattggctggagtggtttgttgtgttttggtgcgCAGGCTGTGCCCCTAGTGTTTGTTTGACGTTTACGccccctgtgttgtctcctgAGACCGGGCTTCTTCACGGTGTATTCAGAGGGCGGGCCGCTAGCAGATCGAGGAGAGAGGCCTACGATtttagacaaaaataaaattgcgcagaaaccatgcaggaactcatagttcACCTTTAAGTATGTAGCTAGAGCTAAGGGCAGATTAGCATAATACTGTAAGTGAAAGCAGGTAATACCAGTTACCTTGGCTTCGTCCCAAAGTGAAAAATGGCCCCCGAAGCACCTCTAAAGTTTAAAAGTAACATGTTGTATATTGTTGCCTACATTGTAATTcctacacaaacagaaatgtaagaaaaaagcTAAGATGTGGTTTTACGGGGGATAACAAGCTGTAAACTAATTATTTATTGCCACCAAGAGACACACCATGCCCATTAGTATGCATTAGAGGTGTTGCTAGGCGTTAGGGCTGCAAGTTATGAGGGAAAAGTGTGATTacgttgttgaatatcacaatattgatattacTTGCAATATTACAGTGTACACAGTTCTGACTTTCTGCCTCCTTCAGTATCCTGCTAAAATGCGGCCAATTATTGTTGaatttcaaacaaaagaaaatcaaatcaCATCCTTtgattgaacaaattgaactgAACCAAAACGTCTTTACGCTAAAACTATTAAGCGAATCCCTCTGTAGATCTAGTTCTATATTTAGCATACTACTATATTAATTGCCAATGTAAGAATACGGACAATTCCACTGTGTAATCAGGGTTAATCATGGTATGCACATTTCACTTCTCGTTATTAACAGTTAACGGTAGCACGAAGAAACGGTGTCAcccacaatacaaacaaagataTCTACAGTAAGCTCTTGCTCCTACAGTATGTGGTTTCCAcaggtggaaagtaacaaaatgCATCTACTCACGTTACTGAATTGAGTAGTTtcgttgtgtattttgtatttttcaagtagtttttaaaatcggtaatttaaaatgtagttgATTACGTTTTGAGTGAAGTATTGTATTTCGCTACATTCCAAATCCCCTCAGTTAgtgagtaaaaaacaaaaagctttgTCTAAGAAAAAccgaaaggaagaaaaacaatggcGCCCGGAACCATTACAGTGACGAATCAGCATCTAGGCTGCCTACCAGGCGCCGAGTCATCTGTAGGAGATCGAGATGGTGGTGGAAGATCAGGCAAGCGACGATGGTTCAGAGACTGTTTCAGTAGAAATGCTAGCAGACCCCTTGTCCTATTTTCACAACatggagaccccccccccccccccccccatgccccgtttcacagtttttttaatgtaactaagtaacttttacttaaagtacattttaaatgaaccacttattacttttacttgagtattctTTTCAGATAGGTAATTTCACTTGAACTTAAGTAATAGCTCATCAAAGTATTggtactgttactttagtgaacattttagtactttttGCACCTCTGGTGGTTTCACTTATTGTTAGTTACTTTAGACAAAAGCATCTGCcaaacaaatgtaatgtaatgtatggtCACTATAACAAGCAGTCATTTTCCATTaggctttttaaaaaggaacCCTGGATACCCCGACACACACCTGGAATCTTCTTGGCCCAGCTGATCATGTGAACCAGCTCCTTATCAGCCAGGTTGGTGAGCGACATCATGACGTTGGCTTCAGTCAGCGGCCTCATCATGTCCTTCATGAGGTAGATCTCCGGCGGCTCCGCCTCCATTATTCGCCCAATCAGCTGCTCTGGGGTCAGTGCAGGAGGGTGGGGTGCGGGTAACAAAACCACCGCTGGTCCGCTTAACGCCTTTGGTCTGTTGGTTCTGCCCTGTGAGGACACTCGCCTCGTCTTGGGGTTCCGGTAGTTTCCACGCTCCTTTCGCATACCTGGGATGAAGaaatattcttttgttttgttgatttcCTCTTGATTTTAAATTCTACTTTACCTGCAATAGGAGCCAGCAAAAACaagctgtgaacacaacattgacatatcatCACAATATGGTACATAAGGtattagcaaacagttgcttattaACACATGCTGCAGATATTGACATTcattagcatttatttggaGTTCTGTTTCTGACAACCTGATGAATGTCACTctcttttttattgtgtttttgttcaccagctagttgccaactgtgtctgtctgcggTTTGGTGCCGAGCCGGTAGTATACAGtgggtttttagagcttttcttttctgaaaacagctgcctggtGTGGCTAAAATGGCACTATGAGAACTGAAAGagtaaaccaaaacagtaaagttgtgggACGGACAGCTTAGCAATGAGCTAAAACTCTAAAAACTCAAAAAGAGGAATACAGTGTGGGTCACTTGAAATGCCCCACAGCAAACGGCTATCTCCTTCACTTTATGCAGCTGTTAAACAGATTAAGTGTAGATGGAAATAAAGAACCACCTTTCCTGGTTGCAGGAGTTGTGCTCTGGGAAAAGAAGGGAAGTACTCTAGAACAAACAAGGCCACGGGGAAATTGTGATCACCTCCATTTTCATACTGTAGATGACATCATAATAACAAAAGCAAGTAACGATACAGTACGTTGTCTAGTTACGGTTTATTGTTCCTTTggagcagaaaaaaaggaaagactaAGAAACCCTTACCACACTTTGTCATACCAACTTCGCAGCATTTGCGAAGGCGACATGCCTGGCAGCTCTTACGGCGATTCTTGTCTATAGTGCATTGATTGGTTGCTGGGCAGATGTAGTCATTGTGTCCTGAAacaatgagaagaagaaagagagaagatgaGGACAAAGGAAAGGTAGAGTGGTAAAATAGATGGGAAGGGACAAAGACAACAATTGAGGCTATTTTAAGGACCCAACAGTCTGGTAGAGCAACAGACACATTCCTGCGAATTCCACAAGAGCTTAGTAGCGTCTCACTGCTAACCGAGCACATGCTGAAGGACGCTGGTGACATGTTTGTactgttttgcttttgttttgagatCACTTTAAGCCCCCACCTAAACTGTAAACACGCTAGTAAAACTGTCCAAGTCAGAAACTACAGTTCAGACGTTGGGATTCAGCAGTAAACACTCACATTTCATgaatgaaatgtcagaaaatgttttcatggGTTATTAGTTTGTGATGTTATTCAAAGTATAGGCGCTCATAAATATGGATTACAAGTGAGAGTTTTGCAAATGCATGGATGTGCACGTGTTTATGATGTGAGGCCTTGAATCATTGAATCATCATTTTTTCTAGTTGAGGGATTGTTataaagttattacaattaCCTTGAGGGGGACATTAATTTATGTTACACATTTCATGGCAGTCCATCCAATACTTTTATTGAAagattttttgggcattttcagactttatttttgacaggacagctgaagatatgaaaggggagagagggggaatgacatgcggcaaagggccgcagtttgcagtcaaacctgggcccgctgcgtcgaggagtaacccTCAGTATACGGACGGCCGCCCAATCCATCTAATAGTGGACAACTCATCTCACAAAACCACATATGGCCAACCCTAATGCGCTAGAAGAAAAGTCAGTAGGATCTATCCTCAGGACAATGAACTATGGGCCAATTCATCCAGAGATTTAGAtctagatgtgagtgtgtagtATGACATATTTTTACTAGAGAAGGTATACTTTTGAGCTGCAGGCGGCGCTGGATGAAATGTCCGGGAATCTCTACAGTTCGTACGATTCTTCCTCTACAAATGACTGTACAGAAGTTCTTCGCAGTCCATTCAATAGCGGTAAATAAATTtgagtctggaccaaagtggtggaccgaaCGACAGACCAATATTGCCATCCTGAGACACACGATGTTAGCGTGGCTATAACACATCTACTTCAGGTGGAAAGGGTCACAAACGGCCTTATCTATGACCACAGAGTTGACTGAACACATATGACCGTCtcacaaaaactgaacattaagAACTTTGGAAAAGCTGGTATTCCAGTGATTTGTTTCCCCGGAAGATAagtgcatgtttttgtgtctcacCTTGGATGCTCCTCTTGAAGAAGGCCTTACAACCCTCACACGACCAGACGCCGTAGTGGTAGCCCGAGGCGTGGTCGTGACACACAGCACAGTAGTGGAGGTCTGCCTTCCCGCCGGACGACACCACCGCCTCCTCGTTCTCCTGAGAGCTCCTCTTCACACTCTTACTAACAGATAAGTTTCAGTCATCATttcaagacaaacacacatggaaTAAGAAATCTGGCCTCAGCATGCAAAGCAGTTTATTGAAGTGTGTTGCATGTTACATATTAATAAATCATTATCACATCAGTAGTACCAGATTGCAGATTTTTTTCAGCTAAAATAGGGATTTTGGGATAGGATAGGCAAAAATAAGCCTTGGCTTCAGCCTATTCCTTCTTTGGTTAGCTAGTGGGGTTGGGTACCTTTCACATTTTTAGCAGTGACCGTACCTGAAATTCAGTTACAATACCCAACGATaccttttttcaatactttccctctgtaaatacaaaaaaaatatttcagttgtaaaaataagtCCAAACCTACTacgttatttatttagaatattttacacTCTAaagaattaaacaaaaacaaaaataaaaccccttcctctctcctcccaaacCTGTTCCTACAACctattaaattgaattattCATTTCTTACTCactaacttttattcttgtatttgtatattcTTTTCTaccctgttttattttcaacatgactgtt of the Etheostoma spectabile isolate EspeVRDwgs_2016 chromosome 18, UIUC_Espe_1.0, whole genome shotgun sequence genome contains:
- the esr2a gene encoding estrogen receptor 2a; the protein is MAAASSLEKNQPLLQLQEVDSSRVLAPVLSSSSPRLSLETSQPICIASPYTELGHDFTTIPFYSPAIFSYAGPGIPDTASVHQSLSPSLFWPSHGHVGPPIPLHHSQARPQLGQPIQSTWVELSPRDAVFTTSKSVKRSSQENEEAVVSSGGKADLHYCAVCHDHASGYHYGVWSCEGCKAFFKRSIQGHNDYICPATNQCTIDKNRRKSCQACRLRKCCEVGMTKCGMRKERGNYRNPKTRRVSSQGRTNRPKALSGPAVVLLPAPHPPALTPEQLIGRIMEAEPPEIYLMKDMMRPLTEANVMMSLTNLADKELVHMISWAKKIPGFVELSLLDQVHLLECCWLEVLMIGLMWRSVDHPGKLIFSPDLSLSREEGNCVQGFSEIFDMLLAATSRVRELKLQREEYICLKAMILLNSNMCLSSTEGSEELQSRSKLLRLLDAVTDALVWAIAKTGLTFRQQYTRLAHLLMLLSHIRHASNKGMDHLHCMKMKNVVPLYDLLLEMLDAHIMHSSRLPHRPLQQESGDRMEVPARPHSSHSGPSNTWTP